The following DNA comes from Flavobacteriales bacterium.
GAGCACCTACGGATGTCCTTGGAGTGGAAGGGTCCGAATCTCGGAATCGTAGAGATGAGAAGGCACTATGCCAATTATTTCAAGGGCCTCCATGGCGTAAAAGAGCACCGCATGGTCATGGTCACGACTATGGATCCAGAAGAGATCTATGCCGAATTGGAGACCGTCAGGACCAAGTACCGGAATATGGAGATCGAGGTGTGACCCAAGTCACTCAGGCAGCAGTGCTTATTTAGAATCTTTCCAGATAAAGAGATATCTTTGTATCGCTTGATATAGTTGATTTTCAGACATGATCAAAGTAAGAGACAACGCCAAAGAACAGGTCCTCAAACTACTTGCTGAGGAAGGCGCTCCTGATGGGAGTTTCATCCGTGTGGGGGTAGAAGGTGGAGGATGTTCTGGATTGATGTACAAGCTCGATTTCGACCAGCAGATGGGAGATGAAGACAAGATCTTCGAAGACAATGGCGTCAAAGTCGTTGTAGACAAGAAGAGTTTCCTCTATCTGGTCGGTACAGAATTGGATTATTCAGGAGGCCTGAACGGCAAAGGATTCCAATTCATCAATCCCAATGCCAACCGTACCTGTGGATGTGGGGAGTCATTCTCCATCTGATCATTGTCCACAGATAAAGACAGAGATCCAGCACATGGAATTCAGCGAAGAAGATAAGATCCTCCAAGTGGTCACCGATAAGGAATATGAGTTCGGATTCACCACCGATGTGGAGTCCGATAAAGTTCCTCCTGGGCTCAATGAGGATGTCATACGTATCATTTCGGCCAAGAAAGAGGAGCCCGAGTGGATGCTCGAATGGAGACTGGACGCATTCAAGGGCTGGCTGGAGATGACCGAACCGGAATGGGCTCACGTCAAGTACCAGAAACCGGATTTCCAAGCGATCAGCTACTACTCAGCTCCTAAGGACAGACCCAAGTTCGATAGTCTGGATGAGATAGACCCCGAGTGGAAGAGCACCATGGACCGATTGGGGATCTCCATGGAAGAACAGAAACGCATGGCCGGAGTAGCTGTGGATTTTGTGATGGACTCCGTCTCGGTCGCCACATCCTTCAAAGAGAAATTGGGCGAACTCGGCATCATCTTCTGCTCTATGAGCGAGGCCATACAAGAGCACCCGGATCTGGTCAAGAAATATATCGGGACAGTGGTGCCGAAGAAGGACAACTTCTATGCAGCCTTGAACTCGGCCGTCTTTACCGATGGTTCCTTCTGTTACATCCCTCAAGGAGTGCGATGCCCGATGGAACTCAGCACCTACTTCCGGATCAATGAGGCTGGGACAGGACAATTCGAACGTACACTGGTCATTGCGGATAAAGGGAGTTTCTGCTCCTACCTCGAAGGCTGTACAGCTCCTCAGCGGGACGAGAACCAATTGCATGCAGCCGTAGTGGAATTGATCGCCTTGGACGGTGCAGAGATCAAGTACAGCACAGTCCAGAACTGGTATCCAGGAGATAAAGAAGGAAAAGGGGGCGTATTCAATTTCGTGACCAAGCGCGGACTATGTGAGAGGAATTCAAAGATCAGTTGGACTCAGGTGGAGACGGGAAGTGCAGTGACCTGGAAATATCCCAGCTGTGTGCTCAAAGGAGATAACAGCATCGGAGAATTCTATTCAGTAGCGGTGACCAACAACCATCAGCAGGCCGACACCGGGACCAAGATGATCCATATCGGGAAGAACACCCGCAGTACGATCATCTCCAAAGGGATTTCTGCCGGGCACAGTCAGAATTCATACCGAGGCCTGGTCAAAATTGGAAGAGGAGCAGAGAACGCTAGGAATTTCAGCCAATGCGATTCACTCCTTATGACCGACACCAGCGGAGCACACACCTTTCCCTACATCGAGGTAGAAAATCCCTCTGCCATGGTGGAACACGAGGCTACTACAAGCAAGATTGGAGAAGACCAGATATTCTATTGCCAACAACGAGGGATGGATGAAGAGAAAGCCATCAGCCTGATCGTCAATGGATATGCAAAGGAAGTATTGAACAAGCTCCCCATGGAGTTTGCGGTGGAGGCTCAGAAACTACTGGAAATATCCCTCGAGGGTTCTGTAGGCTGAGCGATAAGGTTATTGAGAAATAGGTTCAGATTCAAATGATTAAGATAAACAATCTACACGCCTCGGTCGAAGGTAATGAGATCCTGAAAGGGGTGAACTTGAAGATAGAGGCTGGGGAGATACACGCTATTATGGGACCCAACGGTTCCGGTAAATCCACCTTAGCAGCTGTTCTGGCCGGTAAGGATGAATACGAGATCACAGAGGGAACAGTCGAATATCTAGGAGAAGACCTCCTGGAAATGGAAGCCGATGAACGCGCCAAAGAAGGCCTTTTTCTCGCCTTTCAATATCCGGTAGAGATTCCAGGGGTGAGCAATGTGAATTTCCTCAAGACATCTCTGAATGAGATCCGTGCCCACAAAGGGCTGGACCCCTTGACCGCCAAAGAATTCTTAGGAAAACTGAAGTCCTGTTCAGAGCTCGTAGAACTGGATGGTAAACTGAAAGACCGATCGGTCAATGAAGGCTTCTCAGGAGGAGAGAAAAAGCGGAATGACATCTTCCAGATGGCCATGCTGGAACCCACATTCGCCATCATGGATGAGACGGATTCCGGTCTGGATATCGATGCCTTGCGTATCGTGGCCAAGGGAGTCAATTCCATGCGCCAACCGGAGCGCAGCTTTCTCATCATAACGCACTACCAGCGTCTATTGGACCATATCAAGCCCGACTTCGTCCATGTCCTGAGTGACGGTAAGATCATCCGTACGGGAGGACCTGAATTGGCCCTAGAGCTGGAAGAGAAGGGATACGATTGGATAAAAGAAGAAGCGACCGCATGATCCAAGTAGTGGCAGAGAAGAGATTGACCCAGACCTTCGAGGCTTTTGAGACACCCATGCAGGGTGTTCAGCGAGAAGCGTATGAAGCCTTGTCGCTCTTAGAGATTCCCACTCGGAGAACGGAGGCGTGGAAGTATACCCCGGTCAAGCGTATCACGGACCAGGCCTGGAAGAGACCGGTCGGTCAAGGGAAGTTCGACATCCATAGCTTGGAATTGCCCTCGATTGACGCGTATGTCCTACTCATCGTGGATGGGGTGGTGGATAGTGAGCAAAGTTCATTTCCTGCTCTTGATGACGTGATCTGTAAGCCGCTTTCCCAGGCGATGGATTCCCATCCTGCGGTACAAGAGATCCACGGCAAGCAGGGGAATCATCAAAATGAACTCTTCGTAGCGGCCAATATGGCCTTTTCTGAAGATGGAGTCTACGTATCGGTCGGGCGCAATATCAAGGTAGACAGGCCGGTTCATATCGTGCATGTCCACACCCAGGCTGAGACAGCTGTTTTCACCAGACACATCTTCGATGTGGCCCAGGGGGCAGAAGTGCGGATCGTACAATCTTTCTTCCATCTCGCAGATCCTATCCATAGCAATGTGGTCTCTGAGATACGAGTGGCTGATAATGCCCAGTGTACGATCGACAAATTCCAGAGCGGTTCTACGCAGAGCTATCACTACTCGACAGAAGAAGTTCACCAAGGTAGAGATGCGACATTCACATTGAACACCATCACCATCGATGGTGCATGGACACGCAATGACCCGCAAGTCAGACTGCAAGGTGAGAACAGTATCTGCCACTTGAATGGTGCCTACATGCCTACCGCGAGCGAACTGGTGGATAATCATTCCATCATCGACCATCTGGTGCCCAATTGTGAGTCCCACGAACTCTACAAAGGGGTGGTCTATGACCGATCCAAGGGGGTCTTCAATGGCAAGGTCTTCGTCCGGCCGGATGCGCAGAAGACCAATGCCTATCAACAGAATGCCAATATTGTCATGAGTGACAGGGCGAGTATGAAT
Coding sequences within:
- the sufB gene encoding Fe-S cluster assembly protein SufB codes for the protein MEFSEEDKILQVVTDKEYEFGFTTDVESDKVPPGLNEDVIRIISAKKEEPEWMLEWRLDAFKGWLEMTEPEWAHVKYQKPDFQAISYYSAPKDRPKFDSLDEIDPEWKSTMDRLGISMEEQKRMAGVAVDFVMDSVSVATSFKEKLGELGIIFCSMSEAIQEHPDLVKKYIGTVVPKKDNFYAALNSAVFTDGSFCYIPQGVRCPMELSTYFRINEAGTGQFERTLVIADKGSFCSYLEGCTAPQRDENQLHAAVVELIALDGAEIKYSTVQNWYPGDKEGKGGVFNFVTKRGLCERNSKISWTQVETGSAVTWKYPSCVLKGDNSIGEFYSVAVTNNHQQADTGTKMIHIGKNTRSTIISKGISAGHSQNSYRGLVKIGRGAENARNFSQCDSLLMTDTSGAHTFPYIEVENPSAMVEHEATTSKIGEDQIFYCQQRGMDEEKAISLIVNGYAKEVLNKLPMEFAVEAQKLLEISLEGSVG
- a CDS encoding iron-sulfur cluster assembly accessory protein — its product is MIKVRDNAKEQVLKLLAEEGAPDGSFIRVGVEGGGCSGLMYKLDFDQQMGDEDKIFEDNGVKVVVDKKSFLYLVGTELDYSGGLNGKGFQFINPNANRTCGCGESFSI
- the sufC gene encoding Fe-S cluster assembly ATPase SufC, which translates into the protein MIKINNLHASVEGNEILKGVNLKIEAGEIHAIMGPNGSGKSTLAAVLAGKDEYEITEGTVEYLGEDLLEMEADERAKEGLFLAFQYPVEIPGVSNVNFLKTSLNEIRAHKGLDPLTAKEFLGKLKSCSELVELDGKLKDRSVNEGFSGGEKKRNDIFQMAMLEPTFAIMDETDSGLDIDALRIVAKGVNSMRQPERSFLIITHYQRLLDHIKPDFVHVLSDGKIIRTGGPELALELEEKGYDWIKEEATA
- the sufD gene encoding Fe-S cluster assembly protein SufD, with product MDKRRSDRMIQVVAEKRLTQTFEAFETPMQGVQREAYEALSLLEIPTRRTEAWKYTPVKRITDQAWKRPVGQGKFDIHSLELPSIDAYVLLIVDGVVDSEQSSFPALDDVICKPLSQAMDSHPAVQEIHGKQGNHQNELFVAANMAFSEDGVYVSVGRNIKVDRPVHIVHVHTQAETAVFTRHIFDVAQGAEVRIVQSFFHLADPIHSNVVSEIRVADNAQCTIDKFQSGSTQSYHYSTEEVHQGRDATFTLNTITIDGAWTRNDPQVRLQGENSICHLNGAYMPTASELVDNHSIIDHLVPNCESHELYKGVVYDRSKGVFNGKVFVRPDAQKTNAYQQNANIVMSDRASMNSKPELEIYADDVKCSHGSTTGQLDKEALFYLQCRGLDRDKAKQLLINAFVGEVIEKLDSDIQDYAWARLSEKLEGR